One genomic segment of Ignavibacteriota bacterium includes these proteins:
- a CDS encoding T9SS type A sorting domain-containing protein, which yields MKFMVLFLTTSIIYCQNLKVTGKISVEDTINVKNARITFIDEYSQEFTTLSDSLGNYEIDIITDIEETSSPIPNNFELYQNYPNPFAQITTIQYKQNNPSEVSIKIYDILGREVKDYKIGLNSPGLHKVIWDGTNKFGEKVTAGIYFYKLATNTETVVKKMIFLNVSELTFYNTIKSQFVLHTKNLSSFLFRQTAKFRVEIINGPYTKPFIKRKEFLNVEVKNNDIIEFEVEKDTVDNHLIYLSNKGERQQYLKIFDVEKRKFIDSIGGFLEQISDIEVFDKGNRLFVCTRKGLINSTGYLYSVNVLTKEKEIILSKSAEIFYEKNAIPLVIASNPYDTLREIGILDTVTSNIIWIDTLDIYDPVFSDQSLSFGPNNSIFYFLSNNYTLMRYNYATCTIDTVSAINFYPFDSFKVDLISNYIYFAGGPSYDISNDSVVGSFHYTSYSHLGHVVLASNGAFLCNSDPGEPLSIEQRPSGKLGIFYNLSEGLFSENYFLVDIISATPFGHSFATDIIILNTREDKLYASNGDYLLFIIDLNKRSVIDRIEFDFRTKIHQLKTK from the coding sequence ATGAAATTTATGGTCTTATTTCTAACAACCTCAATAATTTATTGTCAAAATTTGAAAGTAACTGGAAAAATTTCAGTTGAAGATACAATAAATGTTAAAAATGCGAGAATTACATTTATTGATGAATATTCACAAGAATTTACAACTTTAAGCGATAGTTTAGGAAATTATGAAATTGATATAATTACTGATATTGAAGAAACTTCGTCTCCCATCCCCAACAATTTTGAATTATATCAAAATTATCCTAATCCTTTTGCGCAAATCACAACAATCCAATATAAACAAAATAACCCATCAGAAGTGAGCATAAAAATATATGACATACTGGGAAGAGAAGTAAAAGATTATAAAATTGGATTAAATTCACCAGGCCTTCATAAAGTTATTTGGGATGGAACAAACAAATTTGGAGAAAAAGTAACAGCTGGAATTTATTTTTATAAACTTGCGACAAATACAGAAACTGTTGTTAAAAAAATGATTTTTTTAAATGTTTCTGAACTAACATTTTATAATACTATTAAAAGTCAATTCGTTTTACATACAAAGAACTTGTCTTCCTTTTTATTTAGACAAACTGCTAAATTCAGAGTTGAAATTATTAACGGCCCATACACAAAACCTTTCATAAAAAGGAAAGAATTTCTAAATGTTGAAGTAAAAAATAATGATATTATAGAATTCGAAGTGGAAAAGGATACCGTAGATAATCATTTGATATATCTAAGTAATAAAGGAGAAAGACAGCAATACTTAAAAATTTTTGACGTAGAAAAACGAAAATTTATTGATAGTATTGGTGGCTTTTTAGAACAAATATCGGATATTGAAGTATTTGATAAGGGAAACAGATTATTTGTTTGTACACGAAAAGGTCTAATTAATAGTACAGGTTATCTTTACTCTGTTAATGTGTTAACTAAAGAAAAAGAGATTATACTTTCAAAAAGTGCAGAAATCTTTTATGAAAAAAATGCTATTCCGCTAGTTATAGCTTCAAATCCCTATGATACACTTAGAGAAATTGGAATATTGGATACTGTTACATCGAATATTATTTGGATAGATACTTTAGATATTTACGATCCTGTTTTTAGTGATCAAAGCCTAAGTTTCGGTCCTAATAATTCAATATTTTATTTTCTTTCTAACAACTATACATTGATGCGATATAATTATGCAACATGCACAATTGATACTGTTTCTGCGATAAATTTTTATCCTTTTGACAGTTTTAAAGTCGATCTAATTAGTAACTATATTTACTTTGCAGGCGGACCTTCCTATGATATTTCAAATGATTCAGTTGTTGGTTCTTTCCATTATACTTCATATAGTCATCTTGGCCATGTTGTTTTAGCATCTAATGGTGCATTTCTATGTAATTCAGATCCCGGGGAACCTCTGAGTATAGAACAAAGACCATCAGGGAAATTAGGAATATTCTATAATCTGTCAGAAGGATTATTTTCAGAAAATTATTTTTTAGTAGACATTATATCAGCTACTCCTTTTGGACATAGTTTTGCTACTGATATAATTATTTTAAACACAAGAGAGGATAAATTATACGCAAGTAATGGAGACTATTTACTTTTTATAATTGACTTAAACAAAAGAAGTGTTATTGATAGGATTGAATTTGACTTTAGAACAAAAATACATCAATTAAAGACCAAGTAA
- a CDS encoding S8 family serine peptidase: MRLNLLILFIFLSYIHIAQIDYYLYKNDKKILKISERGLVIKFNLKFEEKEIREFLKNDNDISRFEELNETYAKNFYAIYFKDNVKKEIKSSLFKNLDFIEKIENICIQDNVEIIPYDNFIIKFSYEIDTLELKKLNEKYNVSIVKTLINNNKKIRLRLNSVSNFSVLEVAKIYYENLNLDWSIPDFFKPFNVLSINDTYFAKQYYLHNTGQTGGVNDTDIDCLEAWDLSLGSSSVITAVLDEGGVSHEDLPNSRIVNGYDYINIDNDPTPEGNFNHGIACAGIIAASQNNFGISGVAPNSKIMYLKIFGPKHIYSEGYIADAIDYAVLNGADILSNSWGTGSSNPNWSPIIRDAFEDALTNGRNGKGCIVIAAAGNSANRPNNFGYTIFPANIPGILSIGAINKSNNIQYYSPRDNKLDLVAPSGDLYFFYNTEVCDMGENIIMIDPPNPPNGYAIYELKGDVWTLDFLMKGVGIMGHMVTATLHILKNGFGRYLAL; the protein is encoded by the coding sequence ATGAGACTTAATCTTTTAATTTTATTCATATTTTTAAGCTATATACATATTGCACAAATAGACTATTATTTATATAAAAATGATAAGAAAATTTTAAAAATTTCTGAAAGGGGTCTTGTTATAAAATTTAATTTAAAATTCGAAGAAAAAGAGATAAGAGAATTCTTAAAAAATGATAATGATATAAGTAGATTTGAGGAGTTAAATGAAACTTATGCAAAAAATTTTTATGCTATCTATTTTAAGGATAATGTAAAAAAGGAAATTAAAAGTAGTTTATTTAAAAACTTAGATTTTATTGAAAAAATAGAAAACATTTGTATTCAAGATAATGTTGAAATAATACCATATGATAATTTTATAATTAAGTTTAGTTATGAGATTGATACCCTAGAATTAAAAAAATTAAATGAAAAATATAATGTTAGTATTGTAAAAACATTAATAAATAATAATAAAAAAATAAGATTACGCCTTAATTCAGTATCGAATTTTTCAGTTTTGGAAGTTGCCAAGATATATTATGAAAATCTTAACTTAGATTGGTCAATACCAGATTTTTTTAAACCATTTAATGTCTTATCAATCAATGATACTTATTTTGCTAAACAATATTACTTACATAATACTGGTCAAACTGGTGGGGTTAATGATACAGATATTGATTGTCTTGAAGCTTGGGATTTATCATTAGGTTCTTCGTCTGTAATAACAGCAGTTTTAGATGAAGGAGGTGTCTCACACGAAGATTTACCGAATAGTAGAATTGTAAATGGTTACGATTATATCAATATAGATAACGATCCTACTCCTGAAGGTAACTTTAATCACGGGATTGCTTGTGCAGGTATAATCGCAGCTAGTCAAAATAACTTTGGTATTTCAGGAGTAGCACCTAATTCTAAAATTATGTATCTCAAAATATTTGGTCCAAAACATATCTATTCAGAAGGGTATATTGCTGATGCAATTGATTACGCGGTATTAAATGGCGCAGATATTCTTAGTAATAGTTGGGGCACAGGATCTTCAAATCCAAATTGGTCTCCTATTATTAGAGATGCTTTTGAAGACGCATTAACGAATGGAAGAAATGGTAAGGGATGTATAGTAATTGCAGCTGCAGGTAATAGTGCAAATAGACCAAATAATTTTGGATACACTATTTTTCCAGCAAATATACCTGGTATTTTATCAATTGGTGCAATTAATAAGTCGAATAATATTCAGTATTATAGTCCACGAGATAATAAACTTGATCTTGTAGCTCCAAGTGGTGATTTATATTTTTTTTATAACACTGAAGTTTGTGATATGGGCGAAAATATTATTATGATTGATCCACCAAATCCACCTAATGGTTATGCTATATATGAGTTAAAAGGTGATGTTTGGACTTTAGACTTCCTGATGAAAGGGGTTGGAATAATGGGACATATGGTAACTGCTACCCTACATATTTTGAAAAATGGATTTGGCAGGTACCTGGCACTCTAA
- a CDS encoding S8 family serine peptidase: protein MDFRLPDERGWNNGTYGNCYPTYFEKWIWQVPGTLTPNENYTANFGGTSAACPQVSGVAALILSLNSQLTQVEVSNILKNSADDMGTTGFDSDFGYGRVNAYQSLLLTHAYSNKSIINTATSSNSQRKIVRDGSGNYHIVFSSGGEIYYRKYTTSWQTPIKISYFNENNSYPSIALGSSNQIMIVWQRKNGSNYDIYFSMSTDNGSTWTSTYRYVLASSVSTSNPYPVITMSIPASRKTVLYSSTSGLSAKTTTTSNPTSGSWTNNIIGATTDFSPSLASCGTSTYNVSAYNGANNHVYYKYQDYNGSWSSSTNLSSMVPGSALNTDPTICGVSTEGSVHVAWTRYTYSNGYPTSPRTYYTKNSTANGTWPFQYWSIGTGDQYRPSISAINSSKVDIIYNNASNYLYKTRYNGSSWSSPTYITSNANSPSISIGSTQSKYLYTSGSSLPWTVQMSSETLSKEYEIVDNEAYYSRSIAFIQPDESFVEYVLHDIKIRKVDKTEQNVKLIPFELSDKSLTIEDAFSVQESELIDLDEKISELIIDFNINSSNFQNVVKNDKNTVSLYVKVEDESGKMLFNSANQIDISQKNENLNRQQIVIPILNLSGKIKIKTNFIGFEVNKGTIVSLGHLYNFPNSENDNGKEELQKTKEEFIPIEYSLSQNFPNPFNPTTKIKYNIPYNSQIGIWIYDIMGKEIKSFNDISNTSGVYELEWNGTNNYGEQVSSGIYLMKFNANSIEGNNKNFSKTLKLMLLK from the coding sequence TTGGACTTTAGACTTCCTGATGAAAGGGGTTGGAATAATGGGACATATGGTAACTGCTACCCTACATATTTTGAAAAATGGATTTGGCAGGTACCTGGCACTCTAACACCAAATGAAAATTATACAGCAAATTTTGGTGGCACTTCTGCTGCATGTCCGCAAGTTTCTGGCGTTGCTGCATTAATATTATCGTTAAATTCACAATTAACACAAGTGGAAGTTAGTAATATTTTAAAGAATTCTGCTGATGATATGGGCACAACTGGATTCGATTCAGATTTCGGTTATGGACGTGTTAATGCATATCAGTCCTTGTTGCTAACACATGCATATTCAAACAAATCTATAATTAATACTGCAACTAGTTCAAACTCACAAAGGAAAATAGTTAGAGATGGATCGGGTAATTATCATATTGTATTTTCTTCAGGTGGAGAAATCTATTATCGTAAATATACAACATCTTGGCAAACGCCTATTAAAATCAGTTATTTTAATGAAAATAATAGTTACCCTTCAATAGCTTTAGGTTCCTCAAACCAGATTATGATTGTTTGGCAGAGAAAAAATGGTTCAAATTATGATATTTATTTTTCAATGAGTACAGATAATGGTTCAACTTGGACTTCTACATATCGGTATGTTCTCGCATCTTCAGTATCGACATCAAATCCATATCCAGTAATTACAATGAGTATTCCAGCAAGTCGTAAAACAGTGTTATATAGCTCAACTTCTGGTTTATCTGCCAAAACTACTACAACATCTAATCCAACATCGGGTAGTTGGACAAATAATATAATAGGAGCAACTACTGATTTTTCTCCTTCATTAGCGTCATGTGGGACATCAACTTACAATGTTTCTGCTTATAATGGTGCTAATAATCATGTATATTATAAATATCAAGACTATAATGGTTCATGGAGTTCAAGTACGAATCTATCTTCAATGGTACCAGGTTCAGCATTAAATACCGATCCAACAATATGTGGTGTTTCAACTGAAGGTTCGGTGCATGTAGCCTGGACAAGATATACCTATTCAAATGGTTATCCGACTAGTCCACGAACATATTATACTAAAAATTCAACAGCAAATGGAACTTGGCCGTTTCAATATTGGTCAATTGGTACTGGTGATCAATATAGACCGTCAATTTCTGCTATCAATTCATCAAAAGTAGATATTATATATAATAATGCTTCAAATTATCTATATAAAACAAGGTATAATGGTAGTAGTTGGTCTTCTCCAACTTATATTACATCAAATGCCAATTCACCATCTATTTCAATTGGAAGTACGCAATCAAAGTATTTATATACAAGCGGAAGTTCTTTACCTTGGACTGTACAGATGAGTTCGGAAACATTATCAAAAGAATATGAAATTGTAGATAATGAAGCATATTATTCACGTTCAATAGCATTTATTCAACCCGACGAATCATTTGTTGAATATGTTTTACATGATATAAAGATTCGTAAAGTTGATAAAACAGAACAAAATGTAAAATTGATTCCTTTTGAACTGTCTGACAAGAGTTTGACTATTGAGGATGCGTTTAGCGTTCAAGAATCGGAATTAATCGACCTTGATGAAAAAATTTCCGAATTAATAATTGACTTCAATATTAATTCATCTAATTTTCAAAATGTGGTTAAAAATGATAAAAATACAGTTTCACTTTATGTAAAAGTTGAGGATGAAAGTGGGAAGATGTTATTTAATTCAGCAAATCAAATTGATATTAGTCAAAAAAATGAAAATTTAAATAGACAACAAATAGTGATTCCAATTTTAAATTTATCTGGTAAGATCAAAATTAAAACTAATTTTATCGGTTTTGAAGTTAATAAAGGGACAATTGTAAGTCTTGGACATTTGTATAATTTTCCAAATTCAGAAAACGATAACGGTAAAGAGGAATTACAAAAAACAAAGGAAGAATTTATACCAATAGAATATTCACTTTCTCAAAATTTTCCCAACCCATTTAATCCAACAACAAAGATAAAATACAATATACCATATAATTCTCAAATTGGAATATGGATTTACGATATAATGGGTAAGGAAATTAAGAGTTTTAATGATATTTCAAATACTTCCGGTGTTTATGAACTTGAGTGGAATGGAACAAATAATTATGGTGAACAAGTCTCAAGCGGAATTTATCTAATGAAATTTAATGCAAATTCTATTGAAGGAAATAATAAGAACTTTTCAAAAACGTTAAAACTTATGCTATTAAAGTAA
- a CDS encoding helix-turn-helix domain-containing protein produces the protein MENKFVLIEIDQLYAIIKQAITEVIKKKDNEDQQKEILNFKETCEFLGIHASTLNKWKAQNKIPYKRLGKRIFFERKGIQAALKESKYSKIHQLIHN, from the coding sequence ATGGAAAACAAATTTGTTTTAATAGAAATCGATCAACTTTATGCTATCATAAAGCAAGCAATTACAGAAGTAATCAAGAAAAAAGATAATGAAGACCAGCAAAAGGAGATACTGAATTTTAAAGAAACATGCGAATTTCTAGGAATCCATGCTTCAACATTGAATAAATGGAAAGCTCAAAACAAAATACCATACAAACGATTAGGGAAGCGAATATTTTTTGAAAGAAAGGGAATTCAAGCTGCTCTTAAGGAGTCAAAATATAGTAAAATTCATCAGTTGATACACAATTAA
- a CDS encoding TetR/AcrR family transcriptional regulator, whose protein sequence is MIYTIKQNKIIDASIELIAEKSIQEFTIKNLAQKLGVTEGAIYRHFTGKIEILLGILKNFQEECKPTLKIACSSEISALADMENIFKHHFNYFAGKPAVSAVIFSESIFQNDSLLSIEVYKLLKMHEDSLTCIIKRGQENGEIKLNNIKIEQIVKIIIGSIRYTVTKWRLSNYKFDIKSEGKILLESLKELLKA, encoded by the coding sequence ATGATATATACAATTAAACAAAATAAAATAATTGATGCTTCAATCGAATTAATTGCTGAGAAAAGCATTCAAGAATTTACAATTAAAAATTTGGCTCAAAAACTTGGGGTAACCGAGGGAGCTATTTACCGCCATTTTACTGGTAAGATAGAAATTTTACTTGGAATACTTAAAAATTTTCAAGAAGAGTGTAAACCCACCTTAAAAATTGCTTGTTCTTCAGAGATTTCTGCATTAGCTGATATGGAGAATATATTCAAACATCATTTTAATTATTTTGCTGGTAAACCCGCCGTATCAGCAGTCATATTTTCAGAATCAATTTTTCAGAATGATAGTTTACTTTCAATAGAAGTTTATAAATTATTAAAAATGCATGAGGATTCTCTTACTTGTATAATTAAACGTGGACAAGAGAATGGTGAAATAAAACTTAATAATATTAAAATAGAACAGATTGTTAAAATAATAATTGGATCAATTCGTTATACTGTTACAAAATGGAGATTATCTAATTATAAATTTGACATAAAAAGTGAAGGTAAAATTCTTTTAGAGAGTCTTAAAGAACTTCTAAAAGCATAA
- a CDS encoding bZIP transcription factor: MASSVKRFDYLFRSTRGLTLVAIAVVSLITAIFGTLSGPMVEWGIKDITVNLLGLKLIQAEREGRIIMLYHTIAMTIVAIEVYFITEIVSMKKHEQTIINGTITIGYLIAVIFGMAFAYWGHNFIFHGLFLLGQSLVFFAGILLVVALNPWRKEYLLDQNSSFAHSKKGIDLERMAFFVMAICMLVSASFGAVTGSFWGNGHETFLGEDLIRNPHKTYLQKAIIGHLHIMLTLVAVAITLIVGHWLKFSGKLHKIAMPLMIVGTITITFGALSVVWIEWAHTTIYVGSVFVMFAALLFVIYSWGMLIKQGTEKLEKPSVFQKIKALLSDPLKFGPGWQMVFMNFTVSGVGIFLAIKLEKIFRVWPHREERITLTGHWHILAALIATIIIMYFADLSGLKGKVRKWFGWSVIILSDLAFGAATIFSMKRLFVDETNQQGVVNTTMLLMDFGLAIVLIIFAIFMGWRLYDLFQTKGYWLKEFSREKKKCAEEEIEEQKRKLEELNNILKEVTE; this comes from the coding sequence ATGGCATCTTCTGTAAAAAGATTTGATTACCTCTTTCGCAGTACACGTGGATTGACACTTGTAGCCATTGCTGTAGTATCTTTAATAACTGCCATATTTGGAACGCTTTCTGGACCAATGGTTGAATGGGGTATAAAAGACATTACTGTAAACTTGCTTGGTCTAAAGTTAATTCAGGCCGAAAGAGAAGGTCGTATAATAATGCTTTATCACACAATTGCGATGACAATTGTAGCAATTGAAGTCTATTTCATAACTGAAATTGTAAGCATGAAAAAGCATGAACAAACCATAATTAATGGAACAATTACAATTGGGTATTTAATTGCTGTAATTTTTGGGATGGCATTTGCATATTGGGGACATAACTTCATTTTTCACGGTCTTTTTCTTCTCGGTCAATCATTAGTCTTTTTTGCTGGAATTCTACTTGTTGTGGCATTAAATCCTTGGAGAAAAGAATATTTATTGGATCAAAACTCATCTTTTGCACATTCAAAAAAAGGTATTGATTTGGAAAGAATGGCATTTTTTGTAATGGCAATTTGTATGCTTGTTTCCGCATCATTTGGTGCTGTTACTGGATCTTTTTGGGGAAATGGACATGAAACTTTTCTTGGCGAGGATTTAATTAGAAATCCGCATAAAACTTACTTGCAAAAAGCAATTATTGGTCATTTACACATAATGCTTACACTTGTTGCTGTTGCAATTACACTTATTGTAGGTCACTGGTTAAAATTTAGTGGTAAATTACATAAAATCGCAATGCCATTAATGATTGTTGGAACAATAACCATAACATTTGGAGCTCTTTCTGTTGTCTGGATTGAATGGGCTCATACTACAATTTATGTCGGTTCTGTATTCGTAATGTTTGCAGCACTTCTGTTTGTAATCTATAGCTGGGGAATGTTAATAAAGCAAGGTACCGAGAAATTAGAAAAACCAAGCGTATTTCAAAAAATTAAAGCACTCTTGAGCGATCCATTAAAATTTGGACCTGGCTGGCAAATGGTATTTATGAACTTTACGGTAAGTGGTGTTGGAATTTTTCTAGCTATTAAACTCGAAAAGATTTTTCGTGTTTGGCCCCACAGAGAGGAAAGAATAACTTTAACTGGTCACTGGCACATTTTGGCAGCCCTAATTGCAACAATAATTATTATGTATTTTGCTGATTTGTCCGGTCTAAAAGGAAAAGTTCGCAAGTGGTTTGGATGGTCTGTAATTATTCTATCAGATTTGGCATTTGGAGCAGCAACAATTTTTTCAATGAAAAGATTGTTTGTTGATGAAACAAATCAACAAGGAGTTGTTAATACAACAATGTTATTAATGGATTTTGGGCTAGCAATTGTTCTAATAATATTTGCAATATTTATGGGTTGGAGACTATATGATTTATTCCAAACAAAAGGATATTGGTTAAAAGAGTTTTCAAGAGAAAAGAAAAAGTGTGCCGAAGAGGAGATTGAAGAACAAAAAAGAAAGTTAGAGGAATTGAATAATATCTTGAAGGAGGTAACAGAATGA
- a CDS encoding ATP-binding protein → MSIERTIINRSQANTISTIAKSILSIEAEKGCSPIIYNYPVELEPTYLNPINWTNENQIRNNQNYKKLENHYSNEYESFNCWISKEHALDWIKAERFIKLLNTIENRICFEINGNKEKINININTSRNDSEILKLAIMSEYPNCVITQNEENKKQFENMYFRDFYPQPPYHHLFTRPSEIVNSPYDTFIFALTNLPNEIKGFLQILFIPVKNNWHQNVEILNDLEFMSKTINDPRSYQRIKQQLPSGDIRNMARDIETKAHNDKPFFSVSIRVGAQTNYDNFNLSGLTSFMNLFQHGGNKLNYITQNEYLEKIDNQQIINMFENNLTYRSGFLLNSSELSGLVHIPAISHFTDKNIYMDYLANIETIPIEKELEEGIIIGYSKYSNKEIPVRITDQIRKTGIHIIGRSGSGKSTLMENLILQDIDNNIGTALIDPHGDTIQRVLSLIPENKIESTIYIDFGNTEYIPIWNPLKRINNQSIGRTADDLLASFKSIIKTNMWGHRLEHLLRNGFNGLLHIEDSTLFDLLIIFEQSRNMSREKRILTDIIKNAVENEVAKRFWQKDFPSYKRDDFAPSHHKLSMLLNSDETVSLMLSQPDNKLNFNEIIEQNKILLLDLSNVGPDTRKILGSYLLSTLHNYSISRNSIDMNYRNPFSIYCDEAHKFTPDTLEDMITDARKFGINLTFAHQFLNQFNTDQRDALLSMGSSIIFNVDLFDAKNLINNLQSKVEVKDILTLKTGEAFSRIGTQIIKFETNKPKQILDENYKKEIIKKSKEKYYKPISTVKKIVNERLKRFGIDTEPIRITEELEFDKSDFKFGYDEFD, encoded by the coding sequence ATGTCAATTGAACGAACGATAATAAATAGATCACAAGCTAATACAATTTCAACAATAGCAAAAAGCATATTAAGTATTGAAGCAGAAAAGGGTTGTTCACCAATAATTTATAACTATCCGGTTGAATTAGAACCGACATATCTAAATCCAATAAATTGGACTAATGAAAATCAAATCCGGAACAATCAAAATTATAAGAAATTAGAAAATCATTACTCAAATGAATATGAAAGTTTTAATTGCTGGATATCAAAAGAACATGCACTAGATTGGATAAAAGCCGAAAGATTTATAAAATTATTAAACACCATAGAAAACAGAATATGTTTTGAAATAAATGGAAACAAAGAAAAAATCAATATTAACATTAATACGTCAAGAAATGATTCCGAAATATTAAAACTCGCAATAATGTCCGAATATCCAAATTGCGTTATTACTCAAAACGAAGAAAATAAAAAACAATTTGAAAATATGTATTTCAGAGATTTTTACCCGCAACCGCCTTATCATCATTTATTTACAAGACCAAGTGAAATAGTAAATTCACCATATGATACATTCATATTTGCGCTCACAAATTTGCCAAATGAAATAAAAGGATTTCTGCAAATATTATTTATTCCGGTGAAAAACAATTGGCATCAAAATGTAGAAATACTTAATGATTTGGAATTCATGAGTAAAACAATAAATGATCCGAGATCATATCAACGAATAAAACAGCAGTTACCTTCGGGCGACATTAGAAATATGGCTCGTGATATAGAAACAAAAGCGCATAATGACAAACCATTCTTTTCAGTTTCAATCAGAGTGGGAGCGCAAACAAATTATGATAATTTTAATTTAAGCGGATTAACTTCTTTTATGAATTTATTCCAACACGGAGGAAACAAACTTAACTACATAACACAAAATGAATATTTAGAAAAAATTGATAACCAACAAATCATTAATATGTTTGAAAATAATTTAACATATCGTTCCGGATTTCTATTAAACTCTTCAGAACTATCCGGCTTGGTACATATTCCAGCAATCAGTCATTTCACAGATAAAAACATTTATATGGATTATTTAGCAAATATTGAAACAATACCAATAGAAAAAGAACTAGAAGAAGGAATAATAATTGGTTACAGCAAATACTCAAATAAAGAAATTCCGGTAAGAATAACAGATCAAATAAGAAAAACCGGAATACATATAATCGGCAGATCCGGAAGCGGAAAAAGCACACTAATGGAAAATCTAATACTGCAAGATATTGATAACAATATTGGTACAGCATTAATAGATCCTCATGGAGATACAATACAAAGAGTATTATCACTTATTCCGGAAAATAAAATCGAATCCACAATATATATCGACTTCGGAAATACTGAATATATCCCAATTTGGAATCCACTAAAAAGAATAAATAATCAAAGTATCGGCAGAACGGCAGACGATTTACTTGCTTCATTCAAAAGTATAATTAAAACTAATATGTGGGGACATAGACTTGAACATCTGTTAAGAAACGGATTTAACGGATTGCTGCACATCGAAGACTCAACATTATTTGATCTTCTAATAATATTTGAACAATCAAGAAACATGAGCAGAGAAAAAAGAATATTAACCGACATAATAAAAAATGCAGTTGAAAATGAGGTAGCAAAAAGATTTTGGCAGAAAGATTTTCCAAGCTATAAACGGGACGATTTTGCACCATCACACCACAAATTAAGCATGCTGTTAAACTCAGATGAAACAGTTTCATTAATGCTCTCACAACCAGACAACAAATTAAATTTTAACGAGATAATTGAGCAAAATAAAATATTACTGCTGGATCTATCAAATGTAGGACCGGATACAAGAAAGATATTAGGATCATATTTGTTATCAACTTTACATAATTATTCAATTTCAAGAAATAGCATTGATATGAATTACAGAAATCCATTTAGTATTTATTGCGATGAAGCCCACAAATTCACACCGGATACATTGGAAGATATGATAACCGATGCAAGAAAATTCGGAATAAATCTAACTTTTGCACATCAGTTTCTAAATCAATTCAATACGGATCAAAGAGATGCGTTATTAAGTATGGGTTCATCCATAATATTTAATGTAGATTTATTCGATGCAAAAAACCTAATAAATAATTTACAATCAAAAGTAGAAGTAAAAGATATTCTAACGCTAAAGACTGGCGAAGCATTCTCAAGAATCGGAACACAAATAATAAAATTCGAGACTAATAAACCAAAACAAATACTTGACGAAAATTATAAAAAAGAAATAATCAAAAAATCCAAAGAAAAATATTACAAACCAATAAGTACAGTTAAGAAAATTGTAAATGAAAGATTAAAGAGATTCGGAATAGATACAGAACCAATAAGAATAACTGAAGAATTAGAATTTGATAAATCAGACTTTAAATTTGGATATGATGAATTTGACTGA